TCGGCAAGACGTACGCCATGTTGGAGGAGGCCCAGCGGCGTGCCGCGCGAGGCACCGACGTGGTGATCGGCTTCGTGGAGACCCACGGCCGCCAGCACACCGCGGCCATGCTCGGTGACCTGGAGCAGGTCCCGCGCCGCACGATGGACTACCGGGGCGCCGAGTTCACCGAGATGGACCTGGACGCGGTGCTGGCCCGCCGGCCGGAGGTCGCGGTGGTCGACGAGCTGGCGCACACCAACGTGCCCGGCTCCCGACACGACAAGCGCTGGCAGGACGTCCAGGAGCTGCTCGACGCGGGGATCGACGTGCTGTCCACGGTCAACGTGCAGCACCTCGAGTCGGTCAACGACGTGGTCGCGCAGATCACCGGCACCACCCAGCGGGAGACCGTCCCGGACGAGATCGTCCGTGCCGCCGAGCAGGTCGAGCTGGTCGACATGACCCCCGAGGCGCTACGCCGGCGGATGGCACACGGCAACATCTACCGACCGGACAAGATCGATGCCGCGCTGGGCAACTACTTCCGGGTCGGCAACCTCACCGCCCTGCGCGAGCTGGCGCTGCTCTGGCTGGCCGACAAGGTCGACGAACAGCTCGACCGGTACCGGAGCCAGCAGGGCATCGCCGCCACCTGGGAGGCCCGGGAGCGGGTCGTGGTGGCGCTGACCGGCGGCCCGGAGGGCGAGACACTGATCCGCCGGGCGGCGCGGGTCGCGGCCCGCAGCAAGGGCGCCGACCTGCTCGCCGTACACGTCTCCCGCAGCGACGGCCTGGCCGGCGCGGACCCGGCCCAACTGGCTCGCCAGCGGGTGCTGGTGGAGAGCCTCGGCGGCACCTACCACCAGGTGCTGGGCACCGACGTCCCCGCCGCGCTGCTGGACTTCGCCCGTGGCGTGAACGCCACCCAGTTGGTGCTCGGCGCCAGCCGGCGGGGCCGCTTCGCGCAGCTGTTCGCCAGGGGCGTCGGGGTGACCACCACCGCGCTCTCCGGCTCGATCGACGTGCACCTGGTCACCCACAAACAGGCTGGTAAGGGCCGCCGGGCGGCTGCCGTGCCGGCGGCGTTGTCCCGGCGCCGCCGGTTGCTCGGCTTCGCCCTGGCCGTGCTCGGCGTACCACTGCTCACCCTGCTGCTGACGGTGCTGCCCGACCTGACGCTGACCAACGACATCCTGCTCTTCCTGGTGGCGGTGGTGGCGGTCGCCCTGGTCGGCGGGGTGTGGCCGGCCCTGGTCGCCGCGCTCGGCGGCTCACTGCTGCTCAACTGGTTCTTCACCCCGCCCTACCGCACGCTGACCATCGCCGAGGCGGACAACCTGCTCGCCCTGGCCGTCTTCGTCGGCGTGGGGTTGGCGGTGAGCTGGATCGTCGACGTGGCCGCGCGGCGGACCCGGGAGGCCGCCCGCGCCGCCGCCGACGCGCAGACCCTCGCCGCCGTCGCCGGTGGCGTACTGCGCGGCGAACGCCCGCTGCCCGCGCTGCTGGAGCAGCTCCGGGAAACCTTCGGGCTGCGTGCGGTGAGCGTGCTGGAGCTGGCCGAGGAGGCCAGTGGTCGCCCGGAGCGAGCCCGCGAGGAGCACGCCTGGTGCGTGGTGGCCAGCGTCGGCGACCGTCCGGCCTGCACGCCCGACGAGGGCGAGACGGCGGTGCCGGTCGACGAGCGGATCACCGTCGTGCTCAGCGGCCGTCGGCTGGAGGCCGCCGACCGGCGGATCGTCGAGGCGTTCGCCGCCCAGGCCGCCGTCGCGCTGCGCCAGGAACGGCTGGCCGAGGAGGCGGCCACCGCCCGGCCCCTCGCCGCGGCGGACCGGATGCGGACCGCGCTGCTCGCCGCGGTGAGCCACGACCTGCGTACCCCGCTGGCCTCGGCGAAGGCCGCCGTGACCAGCCTGCGCAGCCAGGACATCGAGTTCGACGAGCAGGACCGCGAGGAGCTGCTGGAGACCGCCGAGGAGTCGCTGGACCGGCTCGCCCGGCTGGTAGGCAACCTGCTGGACATGAGTCGGCTCCAGGCCGGCGTCCTCGGCATCACGGCGACCGTGATCGGCCTGGAGGACGCCGTACCCCTGGCGCTGGACGAGCTCGGCCCGCCCGCCGCCGCCGTCGTGACCGACATCCCGGCCGACCTGCCCGCGGCCACCGCCGACCCAGGCCTGCTGGAACGGGTGCTGGTCAACGTCATCGCGAACGCGTTGCGGTACAGCCCGCCCGGGCAGCCGCCCACCATCACCGGGAGCGCGCACGCCGGCCAGGTGGAGCTGCGGATCATCGACCGGGGACCGGGCATTCCGGAGGAGCAGTGGGAGCACGTCTTCCTACCGTTCCAGCGCCTCGGCGACCGGGACAACCAGACCGGAGTCGGCCTCGGGCTTGCCCTGTCCCGGGGCCTGGCCGAGGCGATGGGTGGCAGCATCACTCCTGAGACCACCCCTGGTGGTGGGCTCACCATGGTGCTGCGGCTGCCCGCCGCCGTACAGACCAGCTCGGAGGGGCCGCAGGAATGACGCGCATCCTGGTCGTCGACGACGAACCGCAGATCCTGCGCGCCCTGCGGATCAACCTGCGGGCCCGCCGGTACGACGTGGACGTCGCCGGGACCGGGGCGGCCGCGCTGAAGGCCGCCGCCAGCCACCCGCCCGACCTGGTGGTGCTCGACCTCGGCCTGCCCGACATCGACGGCGTCGAGGTGATTCGCGGCCTGCGCGGCTGGACCGCCGTGCCGATCATCGTGCTCTCCGGGCGGGCCGGCAGTGAGGACAAGGTTGCCGCGCTCGATGCCGGAGCGGACGACTACGTCACCAAGCCGTTCGGGGTGGAGGAGTTGCTGGCCCGCATCCGCGCGGTGACCCGGCGGCTCGGCGCGCCCAGCGAGGCGGTGCCCGCGCTGCGGATCGGCCAGCACACCGTCGACCTGGCCGACCACGCCGTGCGGCGGGACGACGGGACCGAGGTCAAGCTGACCCCCACCCAGTGGAGCGTGCTGGAGAAGCTGCTGCGCCACCCCGGCAAGCTGGTCAGTCAGCGCCAGCTCCTGCATGACGTGTGGGGGCCGGAGTACCAGAACGAGACCAACTACCTGCGGCAGTACCTGGCCCAGCTACGGCGCAAGCTGGAGGACGACCCGGCCCGCCCCCGGCATCTCATCACCGAGCCCGGGATGGGCTACCGCTACCGGCCGTGACCGGCAGCGTCCGAGCGTGCGTGACGTCAGTCCGCGGCAACCCGTAGCCGTTCGGTGGCGTCCAGGCGGTAGCCGATGCCGTGCACGGTCGTGATGACCGGACCACGGCCGGCCAGCTTCTGCCGTAGCCGACGGACGTGCACATCCACGGTTCGCGCGCCTCGGCACATCTCGTAGCCCCAGACCTCGCGCAGTAGTTGCCCCCGGGTGAGTGCCTGACGAGGGTGGCGGGCCAGGTGGAGCAGCAGGTCGTACTCGCGCCGGGTGAACGTCACCGGCTCGCCACTGAGCTGGGCGGTCCGGCGTACCGGTCGCAGCAGCAGCTCGGGGCGGGTTGTTTGGGGGGCGCCCGACGACCTGCCTGGTGTGGCACCGCCGTCGCCGAAGGATGCCGAGGGGCTGTCGATCCCGATGATCGGGCCGCCGGACGACACCTCCTGGTGGAGCACGCCGGCGGCGAGCGCGGAGACCCGTTCGGCGAACTCGGCCAGCCGCTCGATGCCGGCCGCACCGGATCGGACCACGATGGAGATCTCGACCGTGACGATCTGCGGATCAGGTTCGGGTGCGGATGACGACCGGCGTGGCACGACCGGCAGAACGGTGACCGGGGACAGCATCTGGAGACCTTCGCAGAGATGGGCCCGGGTCGACCGGGCGCTGGAAGGTGCCGACCGCGACCGCGACCGGGTCGGCCCCGGACCGCGGGCTGACGAGTGCGGCCGGAACCAGGGCCGGTACGGTCGGCGCCGCCCGGTCGCCGAAGCTCGGGTCGAGCGGCGGCGCCACCAGCAGCGGGTCGACCTGGATCCGGTCGATCCCGAGCGGGCGCAGCATGCCGCGCAGAGCGGACTCGCAGAGCTCTTCCCACGCCTGATCCGCGCCCATCGCGGCGACCAGCAGCTCGGGCCGGGTGAAGGCGATGCCCACCTGCTGACCCTGTGGTGACCGGCCGGTCCGTACCGTCCCCACCAGCCGTCCCGGCAGCTCCCGCACCGGAACGGCGTAGATTATCGGGGCCTCGTCCATGGTCGAGGTGGTCCTTTCTGTTCGCGCCGCCGCTCTGGCGGCGGTCATCTGCTGAAACGTTCGAGGTCGCGGGCGAAGCGGCGGATCGTCGCGGCCCGGGCCCAGGACGGCGCGGGCACCGCGACGACCGGCACGGCCGCCCGCGTCACGCAGTACCGGGTGACGTGACCGCGCGACCCGCCGAACCGGCCGCGTTCCGGGCTGCCGACGACGAGCAGGTCGGACTGCCGGTGTGCGTGGTCGACCAGCACCTGCCCGGCGTAGCCCTGCGTCACCACCATCCGCACGGGTACGTCGCGGGGCAGCCCACCCAGCGCCGCGTCGAAGACGCCCCGCAGGTAGGTCAGGGCCGCCCGGTCGCACTCGTCCTGCCAGCGCCAGGTCAGCGTTCCGGGCCGCCACGTCGGCGCGAAGACCCACGCCCGTACGGCGTCCAACTGCGCACCGTCGCGGCGGGCCAGTTGCACCGCGCGGCGCAGCGCCTGCATCCCGGCGAACGACCGGTCGACGCCCACCACGATCCGGGGGGCGGGGCAAGGGCTGCTCATGCTGCGGGCACCGCCCACGCTGGGGCGTCCCGCATGACACGCGGGTCGGCCGGTGTGGTCAGGTCGAGCGCGCGGAGGATGAAGTGTGCGACCACGACCTCCACCCCGGCGCGACGTCGCAGGTCGGCCACGGCCCGGTGCAGCACGGTGATGCTGTCGGCGGAGAGCCGCACCACGGCGTCGACATCGGCCGCGATCCACCACGCGGCGACCGCGCACGGCTCGTGCCGCAGATATTCCACCAGGTGACTGCCGGGCGCGGACGGGCCGAGCCGGACGCTGACCAGCGCCTCGTGCCGCCGATCGGGCCCGTCCGTCCCGTTCGCGGGAGGTTCCGCCGGCTCGTCGGGGTTGCCGTCAGGGGCCTGCGGTTCGCCGTCCCGGCCCGACGTCGTGTCGGTGCCGGGTGGCAGGTCTCCGCGTTCCCAGCGCGTCATCCGCCAAGGACTCATGGACCCATCGTCACCACCCGGCGACGGCGGATCGAGCGCCGATACGCCGTTCTGACGGACCACCGCCAATTCTTGACGCCCCGTTCACGCCGGTGCCGGCCGGCCCCGCTGACACGGGGAGTAGCGTCCCGGACGGACCAACGGTTGGCGTACGAGGAGGATCGCGTGCAGACGACGACGGTGGACGTTCCGACCGGCGACGGGGTCGCCGACGCCTGCCTCACCAGGCCGGACGGGGACGGCCCGTTCCCGGCGGTGCTGCTCTTCCAGGACGCCTTCGGCCCGCGGCCCCGTCTGGTGGAGATGGCGGAGCGGATCGCCGCCCGGGGCTACCTCGTGCTGACGCCCCACCTGTTCCACCGGGCCGGCCGGGCGCCGCTGTTCGACCTGTCCCGCCTCGGTGAGGCGGACCAGCGCGGCGCGATCTTCGAGAAGATCATGCCGCTGGTCGGTGCGTTGACCCCCGACGTGATCATCCGGGACACCGCCGCCTACCTCGACTTCCTGGCGGCCCGCGACGACGTCCGGCCGGGGCCGGTGGCGATCACCGGTTACTGCATGGGGGGCACCAACGCGCTGCGGGCGATCGAGGCGTACCCGGACCGGATCGCCGCAGCGGCGAGCTTCCACGGCGGGCGGATCGTCACCGACGCGCCGGACAGCCCGCACCTGGGCGTCGACTCGATCACCGGCGAGGTGTACTTCGGGCACGCCGACGCGGACCAGTCGATGACGCCCGAGCAGATCGCGACGCTGGAGAAGGCGCTCGACGCCGCCGGTGTGCGGTACCGCTCCGAGGTGTACGCGGGCGCGCGCCACGGCTACACCATGGCCGACACCCCGGCGTACGACGAGCAGGCCACCGAGCGGCACTGGGCCGCCCTGTTCGACCTGCTGGACCGGGCCCTGCCGGTCGGCTGAAGAAGCCCAGCGGGGTTGCGCGCCGGGCCGGTCGTCAGCCGAAGCCGCCCGGCGCGTCCCGGTCGTTCCGGGGCCGGCCGGGTGTGCGCTCGGACGGTCAGCGGCGCAGCAGCACCGGCCCGGCGTCGATCCGGGTGCGGAACAGCGCGTACGGCCGGCGCCGCAGGTCCTGGCCCCGCTGGTACTGCGGCTGCCGGTGCAGCTGGTTGGCGGTCACGTATAGGTACCCGTCGGTGGCCACCGACATGGTGTCCGGCCAGAGCAGTCGCGGGTCGTGGACCACCGTCTCGTACTCGCCGTCCGGCCGCCGGCGCAGCACCGCGTTGTGTTCGTAGGAGGTGAGGTAGAGCCGCCCCGCGTCGTCGGACTCCAGCCCGTCCGACGCAGTGCCCTTGTCTCCCTCGTCGACCACCGTCGCCGCGACCGCCTCCTGGGTGACCGATGGGTCGGCCAGCGCCTTGGCGGCCACGCTGTACCAACGGCGGGACGCCAGCGGGCAGTAGTGCAGCCGGGTGCCGTCAGCCGAGATGGCGATGCCGTCGGAGCCCGTCGACACCGGCTTCGGCGGCCCGTCCGCCGGCCGCTTCAGGAGCGGCCGGCCCTCGACCACCGGCCGGAACGTCGTCAGCGGCTCCGCCTTCGTGGACGGGTGGTCGTGCAGCCGCCGCCAGGACGCCCCACTGGCCAGGTCCACCACGATGATCCCGTTCGGCCCGGCGGACGCCGAGTCGGTGATGTACGCGACCCCGGCCTCACCCCGCCGCAGGTCGAAGCGGACGTCGTTGAGGTACGTCGTCGGCAGCGCCACCTCCGCCGGGAAGGTGATCACCTGAGCGACCGTGTCGGTGTCCAGGTCGACCCGGACCAGCTTCGGCCCGCCCGGCGTCGTCGGCTGGTACATCGGGCTGCCGGTGTCCAGCACCCAGAGCCGGTCGGCCGGGTCCACCACGATGCTCTGCACCGAGACGAACGCGCCGGCGTCGTTGTCGCCCGACGGGTCGTTCCACGACTGGTCGGGGTAGGGCACCTCCCGGCCGTCGCGCAGCTCGACGACGGTGGCTGGCACCTCGTCGCCCCACCGGGGGAAGTTGACGAAGATCCGGCCCCGGTGCGAGACGCTCACCCCGGTCGGCATCGGGCCGGTGAAGGTGTGCACCAGCTCCAACTCGCCGAGCGGCTCGTCGCCGACCGGTCCGTTCATGACGCCCGCACCACGGTTCTCATCGTCTCGCCCCCAACCGGTCGGCCGGACCTCACGCCGGCCGTGGGTGGCTATTCCCGCCCCGCCGGCCGACATGCCTCCGGTCAGCTCGTGCTCGGCGCGGCGGCGAGCGCGGTGGGTAGGCCGGGGACCGGAACGTCCACGGCGAGCAGGGCGCCATCCACCGGTCCCGCCGACGTCAGCCCGTACCGGGCGGTGCCGACGAAGAGCCGGCGCAGGTCGGGGCCGCCCAGGCAGATGCCGGCCGGCTGGGTTGCCGGCAGCTGGATCTCCCGATCCAGCGTGCCGTCCGGCCGGTAGCGGCGCACCGCCGAGCCGCCCCAGAGCGCGACCCAGAGGTGGCCGGCCGCGTCGACGGTCATCCCGTCCGGGCCGCCCTCCCCGGCGGTCAGCCGCAGGAACGGCTCGCGCCCGTGCAGGGCCCCGGTGCGTGGGTCGACGGTGAACCGGTCGACCTCCCCGCGTGGCGAGTCGGCCAGGTACATGGTGGTGCCGGTGGCGTCGAACGCCGGCCCGTTCGGCACGGTCAGCCCGGTCACGGCCGGCACCGGTGCCGCGCCCGGAGCCAGCCGGAACAGGGAGCCCGCACCGGGCACCCCGGCGTACGTCATGCTGCCGGCCCAGAACCGGCCGTGCGGGTCGGCGACCGCGTCGTTCATCCGGGCCGGCTCGGGACCGTCGCTGACCAGATCGGCGACCGTCCGGGGGTCGCCGATGGCGGGCAGCAGGGCGACGCCGGTCCCGGCGGCGGCCAGCCAGTCGCCGGGACTGCCCGCGACCGGGGCGACCGCGCCCAGCGGGACGTCCAGCCGGCGCAGCTCCCGCAGTGGGCCCGGTCGGTCGCCGGCGGTCTCCAGCAGCCGCCCGGCCAGCAGGTCGACCAGGACCAGCCGGCCGGCCACCCAGCGCAGCCCTTCGCCCAGCTCCAACCGGTCCGCGCTCCACACGGTCGGTTCGGTCAGCTCCATCTCGCTCCTTCGACGATCGGCGCGGCGATCGGCCGCCCCCAGTGGTCAGCGCACGGTGCCGCCGGGCCCGTGGTCGAGCAGCGACAGCTCGGCACGGTCGGGCAGTCCCTCCCAGTCGCCCCGGGTGGCCACCGCGAACGCACCGGTGGTGACCGCCCGGTCCAGCCGGGCCGGGGCGTCGGCGCCGTCCAGCCAGCCGGAGAGCAGCCCGGCCACGAAGGCGTCGCCGGCGCCGACGGTGTCCACCACCGGCACCGTCCGGGCGGGGCGGTGCACCGTGCCGAGCGCGCTGTGGCTGGTCGCCCCGCCGGCACCGTGCTTCACGACGACCTCGGTCACCCCGGCCGCGCGCAGCGCCGCGACCGGGTCGGCCGCATCGGTCAGCACGGCCAACTCGTCGTCGGAGGCGACCACCAGGTCGATCGAGGGCAGCAGCGGCCGCAGCGCGTCGGCGGCTGCGGCGACCGACCAGAGCCGGTGCCGGTGGTTGACGTCCAGGCAGACCGTGCTGCCCGCCGCACGGGCGAGGCGTACCGCCGCCACCACGGCCTGGTACGGCTCGGCGCCCAGCGCGCAGGTGATGCCGGTGACGTGCAGCAGCCGGGGCGGCGGCCCGGGCGGGTCGAAGGCGGGGGTGACGTCGGCCGGTTGCAGCCGGGAGCCGGCCGACCCGGTGCGGTGGTAGGTGACCCGGTTGATGTCGGCGACCCGGGATTCGAAGAGGATCAGCCCGGTGGCGGCCGCCGGGTCGACCCGGGACCAGGTCAGGTCGACGCCTTCGGCGCGCAGCGTGCGGCGAACCAGCTCACCGGGCTCGTCGGCTCCGGTGACCCCGACCCAGGCGGCCCGGTGGCCGAGCCGGGCCAGCCCGATCGCCACCGTCGACTCGGACCCGGCAACGGAGATTCCGGCGGTGCCGCCCAGCCGCAGCGGGCCGGTGGTGCGGAAGGCCGCCATCGTCTCGCCGAGGGTGAGCAGGTCGGTCATGGCCGGACCGCCGCGAGGAAGGCGGCGGCGCGCTCGCGCAGCGCCGCTGGGTCGCCGCCCCGGACGGCGTCGCCGAGCAGCGGGGAGCCGACGCCGACCGCGACCGCTCCCCGGTCGAGGTAGCGCCGCGCGCCGTCGGCGTCGACCCCACCCACCGGCACGAACGCGGTGCCGGGGAACGGATCGCGCAGCGCGCCGAGGTAGTCGGGCCCGCCGAGGGAAGCCGGGAAGAGCTTGATGGCGGCGGCCCCGGCGCCGCTGGCCTGCACCACCTCGCTGGGGGTGAGCGCGCCGGCGAGCACCGGCAGCCCGAGTCGGCCGGCCTCGGCGAGGCTCGGTGCCAGCGCCGGGGTGACCAGGAAGCCCGCGCCGGCGTCAGCCGCCGCCCGGGTGTCCTCTGCGCTGAGCACGGTGCCCGCGCCCAGGGCGAAGTCGGGCCCGAGGGCGGCCCGGGCCCGCCGGATGGTGCCGAGCGCGTCGGCACCGGTCAGCGAGACCTCGATCAGGGCGACGCCGCTCTCGGCCAGGGTGAGCACGGCGGTCAGTGCGGCGGCCGGGTCGGGGCCGCGCACGATGGCCAGCAGCCGGTGGGTACGCAACTCGTCAAGCAGGTTCATCGAGATTGTCCTCAGTGGAAGCGGTGGGCGGAGATGGTGAGCCGCCACGCGACCTCACCGGCGGGCGGGACGACCGCCGCGTCGGCCGGGCCGGCGTCGGTCAGGTCGAAGGCGGCGCCCAGCATCGGTTCGACTCCGATGCTGCGGTAGGGGGCGGCGGTTGGCCAACCGTTCAGGTTGCGCCAGAGCGCGGTGCTGCGGGGCTGGTCGGAGCACTCCAGCTCCAGGGTCAGCCGGTCGGCGCCGTCGGTCACCTGGACCCGGGGGCAGTCGAGCAGCACCGCGCCGAGCGCGGTGCCGTCGTCCGGGCCGAGGGTGTCCAGCGTCATCCCGGCCGGCGTCGGCCACGGCCCGGTCAGCCAGGGGCTGCCGGCGGGCCAGTCGCCCGGGGGAAGCAGCGCGGCGGCCTCCGGGTGCAGTCGGGTCAGGGTGCCGGCGGGCGCGTCGAGGCGGGCCTCGGGGGAGAGGTCGAGCAGGGCGTGCGCCGCCCAGACGAACCGGTGGCCGGGGTCGGCGGCCAGTCGGTAGTCGGCCACCACCACGCCGTCCCGGTCGATGATCCGGCGGGTCAGGGTGAACGCCGGGCGTTCGATGACCAGGGTGTCGGGACCGGAGGCATGCCACGGCCGGGACCACACCTGGCCGTGGTCGGGCCGGCCGCGCACGGTGGGCAGGCACTCTTCCAGCCCGCCGGCGTCGATGAACGCGTCGTCGGGGCGTACCTCGTGCCGGCCGGGCTCCGGGCCGCGCCAGAGCCACTCCCGGCCGCCGCCGCGCAGGCTGGTCCATCGGCCGCCGCGCTCCGCGTCGTACGCCACCCGCAGCGGCACCGACGTCGCTCCGGTCACCACTCGGCGAACGACCCGTCGCGGTGCTGCCAGACCGGGTTGCGCCAGGCATGCGGGGTACGGGCGGCCTGACGAACCGCTGCCTCGTCCACGGTGATGCCCAGCCCGGGCCGGTCGAGCCGGGCGATGTGCCCGTCCACGAACCGGAAGGGCTCCGGGTCGACGACGTAGTCCAACAGCTCGGAGCCGGCGTGGTAGTGGATGCCGATGCTCTGCTCCTGGATCAGGAAGTTCGGTGTCGCGAAGGCTACCTGGAGGCTGGCCGCCAGGGAGATCGGGCCGAGCGGGCAGTGCGGGGCGAGCAGCGCCCCGTACGTCTCGGCCAGCGCGGCGATCCGGCGGACCTCGGAGATCCCACCGGCGTGCGACAGGTCCGGCTGGACCACGGCGACCCCGGCCTGCAACGGGCCGAGGAACTCGGAGCGGCCGTAGAGCCGTTCGCCGGTGGCCACCGGGATCGGCGTGCCGGCGACGATGTCGCGCAGGTGGTGGGCCTGGTCGGGCAGGACCGGCTCCTCCACGAAGAAGGGGCGCAGGGGTGCCAGCTCGGGCAGGATCCGGCGTACCGCGGCCAGCCCGGCGCGGCCGTGGAAGTCCAGCGCGATGTCCCGGTCGGCGCCGAGCACCTCCCGGGCGGCGGCGA
The nucleotide sequence above comes from Micromonospora sp. NBC_00389. Encoded proteins:
- a CDS encoding sensor histidine kinase, which codes for MPRGELRIYLGAAPGVGKTYAMLEEAQRRAARGTDVVIGFVETHGRQHTAAMLGDLEQVPRRTMDYRGAEFTEMDLDAVLARRPEVAVVDELAHTNVPGSRHDKRWQDVQELLDAGIDVLSTVNVQHLESVNDVVAQITGTTQRETVPDEIVRAAEQVELVDMTPEALRRRMAHGNIYRPDKIDAALGNYFRVGNLTALRELALLWLADKVDEQLDRYRSQQGIAATWEARERVVVALTGGPEGETLIRRAARVAARSKGADLLAVHVSRSDGLAGADPAQLARQRVLVESLGGTYHQVLGTDVPAALLDFARGVNATQLVLGASRRGRFAQLFARGVGVTTTALSGSIDVHLVTHKQAGKGRRAAAVPAALSRRRRLLGFALAVLGVPLLTLLLTVLPDLTLTNDILLFLVAVVAVALVGGVWPALVAALGGSLLLNWFFTPPYRTLTIAEADNLLALAVFVGVGLAVSWIVDVAARRTREAARAAADAQTLAAVAGGVLRGERPLPALLEQLRETFGLRAVSVLELAEEASGRPERAREEHAWCVVASVGDRPACTPDEGETAVPVDERITVVLSGRRLEAADRRIVEAFAAQAAVALRQERLAEEAATARPLAAADRMRTALLAAVSHDLRTPLASAKAAVTSLRSQDIEFDEQDREELLETAEESLDRLARLVGNLLDMSRLQAGVLGITATVIGLEDAVPLALDELGPPAAAVVTDIPADLPAATADPGLLERVLVNVIANALRYSPPGQPPTITGSAHAGQVELRIIDRGPGIPEEQWEHVFLPFQRLGDRDNQTGVGLGLALSRGLAEAMGGSITPETTPGGGLTMVLRLPAAVQTSSEGPQE
- a CDS encoding response regulator → MTRILVVDDEPQILRALRINLRARRYDVDVAGTGAAALKAAASHPPDLVVLDLGLPDIDGVEVIRGLRGWTAVPIIVLSGRAGSEDKVAALDAGADDYVTKPFGVEELLARIRAVTRRLGAPSEAVPALRIGQHTVDLADHAVRRDDGTEVKLTPTQWSVLEKLLRHPGKLVSQRQLLHDVWGPEYQNETNYLRQYLAQLRRKLEDDPARPRHLITEPGMGYRYRP
- a CDS encoding winged helix-turn-helix domain-containing protein, whose product is MLSPVTVLPVVPRRSSSAPEPDPQIVTVEISIVVRSGAAGIERLAEFAERVSALAAGVLHQEVSSGGPIIGIDSPSASFGDGGATPGRSSGAPQTTRPELLLRPVRRTAQLSGEPVTFTRREYDLLLHLARHPRQALTRGQLLREVWGYEMCRGARTVDVHVRRLRQKLAGRGPVITTVHGIGYRLDATERLRVAAD
- a CDS encoding SAV_915 family protein, which translates into the protein MDEAPIIYAVPVRELPGRLVGTVRTGRSPQGQQVGIAFTRPELLVAAMGADQAWEELCESALRGMLRPLGIDRIQVDPLLVAPPLDPSFGDRAAPTVPALVPAALVSPRSGADPVAVAVGTFQRPVDPGPSLRRSPDAVPGHRSAGRATPVVIRTRT
- a CDS encoding universal stress protein — translated: MSSPCPAPRIVVGVDRSFAGMQALRRAVQLARRDGAQLDAVRAWVFAPTWRPGTLTWRWQDECDRAALTYLRGVFDAALGGLPRDVPVRMVVTQGYAGQVLVDHAHRQSDLLVVGSPERGRFGGSRGHVTRYCVTRAAVPVVAVPAPSWARAATIRRFARDLERFSR
- a CDS encoding dienelactone hydrolase family protein; the protein is MQTTTVDVPTGDGVADACLTRPDGDGPFPAVLLFQDAFGPRPRLVEMAERIAARGYLVLTPHLFHRAGRAPLFDLSRLGEADQRGAIFEKIMPLVGALTPDVIIRDTAAYLDFLAARDDVRPGPVAITGYCMGGTNALRAIEAYPDRIAAAASFHGGRIVTDAPDSPHLGVDSITGEVYFGHADADQSMTPEQIATLEKALDAAGVRYRSEVYAGARHGYTMADTPAYDEQATERHWAALFDLLDRALPVG
- a CDS encoding L-dopachrome tautomerase-related protein → MNGPVGDEPLGELELVHTFTGPMPTGVSVSHRGRIFVNFPRWGDEVPATVVELRDGREVPYPDQSWNDPSGDNDAGAFVSVQSIVVDPADRLWVLDTGSPMYQPTTPGGPKLVRVDLDTDTVAQVITFPAEVALPTTYLNDVRFDLRRGEAGVAYITDSASAGPNGIIVVDLASGASWRRLHDHPSTKAEPLTTFRPVVEGRPLLKRPADGPPKPVSTGSDGIAISADGTRLHYCPLASRRWYSVAAKALADPSVTQEAVAATVVDEGDKGTASDGLESDDAGRLYLTSYEHNAVLRRRPDGEYETVVHDPRLLWPDTMSVATDGYLYVTANQLHRQPQYQRGQDLRRRPYALFRTRIDAGPVLLRR
- a CDS encoding SMP-30/gluconolactonase/LRE family protein, producing MELTEPTVWSADRLELGEGLRWVAGRLVLVDLLAGRLLETAGDRPGPLRELRRLDVPLGAVAPVAGSPGDWLAAAGTGVALLPAIGDPRTVADLVSDGPEPARMNDAVADPHGRFWAGSMTYAGVPGAGSLFRLAPGAAPVPAVTGLTVPNGPAFDATGTTMYLADSPRGEVDRFTVDPRTGALHGREPFLRLTAGEGGPDGMTVDAAGHLWVALWGGSAVRRYRPDGTLDREIQLPATQPAGICLGGPDLRRLFVGTARYGLTSAGPVDGALLAVDVPVPGLPTALAAAPSTS
- a CDS encoding sugar kinase codes for the protein MTDLLTLGETMAAFRTTGPLRLGGTAGISVAGSESTVAIGLARLGHRAAWVGVTGADEPGELVRRTLRAEGVDLTWSRVDPAAATGLILFESRVADINRVTYHRTGSAGSRLQPADVTPAFDPPGPPPRLLHVTGITCALGAEPYQAVVAAVRLARAAGSTVCLDVNHRHRLWSVAAAADALRPLLPSIDLVVASDDELAVLTDAADPVAALRAAGVTEVVVKHGAGGATSHSALGTVHRPARTVPVVDTVGAGDAFVAGLLSGWLDGADAPARLDRAVTTGAFAVATRGDWEGLPDRAELSLLDHGPGGTVR
- a CDS encoding bifunctional 4-hydroxy-2-oxoglutarate aldolase/2-dehydro-3-deoxy-phosphogluconate aldolase, coding for MNLLDELRTHRLLAIVRGPDPAAALTAVLTLAESGVALIEVSLTGADALGTIRRARAALGPDFALGAGTVLSAEDTRAAADAGAGFLVTPALAPSLAEAGRLGLPVLAGALTPSEVVQASGAGAAAIKLFPASLGGPDYLGALRDPFPGTAFVPVGGVDADGARRYLDRGAVAVGVGSPLLGDAVRGGDPAALRERAAAFLAAVRP
- the dgoD gene encoding galactonate dehydratase, which produces MKIERIETFLVAPRWLFCRVETDDGLVGWGEPVVEGRAEVVRSAVEVLSEYLIGEDPLRIEQHWQVLTKGGFYRGGPILSSAVAGLDQALWDIAGQAYGAPVHALLGGAVRDRVRVYSWIGGDDPDEVADAAAAQVAAGFTGVKMNACGRLSAIPTSAEVDAVIGRVAAAREVLGADRDIALDFHGRAGLAAVRRILPELAPLRPFFVEEPVLPDQAHHLRDIVAGTPIPVATGERLYGRSEFLGPLQAGVAVVQPDLSHAGGISEVRRIAALAETYGALLAPHCPLGPISLAASLQVAFATPNFLIQEQSIGIHYHAGSELLDYVVDPEPFRFVDGHIARLDRPGLGITVDEAAVRQAARTPHAWRNPVWQHRDGSFAEW